In Ostrea edulis chromosome 6, xbOstEdul1.1, whole genome shotgun sequence, a single window of DNA contains:
- the LOC125646306 gene encoding uncharacterized protein LOC125646306 has translation MDRLVVLYSRILSLAIFWAIVEGQGQTSPILHCLYCSNVALSNLNRCVTLTECADECYTDTQVQSDGSWIKQFGCAKKTACVSSQGVVGKRELSSARREFCKKEICNTDVKHFQAPSATPCGDVSANDCRDPTALASICSDCDLAQYCRKSCGLCRDHGNTWYENVVLFDYDPVHKTCRHSASVNPSICKSVTEQYNRVVPVINNNTTLNAAHAKHDYLILAQPDSYLNLHFRTNGEPLTNLQISGCKTTGLGRVDILLNNNTIVESYNQTSKWDLGWQIHKLHTNQYLNVQDYNLHIRKDATSISYGHYWLSRIRLESVVVHHSHH, from the exons GTCCGATACTGCATTGTTTGTACTGTTCCAACGTGGCACTGTCAAATTTAAACAGATGCGTTACTCTGACAGAATGTGCAGatgag TGCTACACAGACACACAGGTGCAGTCAGATGGATCGTGGATAAAGCAATTCGGTTGTGCAAAG AAAACGGCTTGTGTGTCATCGCAGGGTGTTGTAGGAAAACGAGAACTATCATCTGCAAGGAGGGAATTTTGTAAAAAGGAAATATGCAATACAG ATGTGAAGCACTTTCAAGCACCTTCAGCCACTCCTTGTGGTGACGTTTCCGCCAACGACTGTCGTGACCCCACTGCACTGGCGTCAATATGCAGTGATTGTGATCTAGCGCAATACTGTAGAAAGTCATGTGGACTGTGCCGAG ATCATGGTAATACTTGGTACGAAAATGTCGTCTTATTCGACTACGACCCAGTTCATAAGACATGCCGCCACAGTGCGTCTGTTAATCCGTCTATCTGTAAGAGTGTGACGGAGCAGTATAACAGGGTAGTTCCCGTGATCAACAACAACACTACCTTAAATGCAGCGCACGCTAAACATGATTATCTCATTCTAGCTCAACCCGACAGCTACCTCAACCTCCATTTCAGAACAAACGGAGAACCACTCACTAACCTACAAATTAGCGGCTGCAAAACCACTGGTTTGGGAAGAGTCGATATTCTACTAAATAACAATACTATCGTGGAATCATACAACCAAACCAGTAAATGGGATTTGGGCTGGCAAATTCACAAACTTCACACGAACCAGTACCTCAACGTACAAGATTATAACCTACACATACGGAAAGATGCCACGTCTATCAGTTATGGTCATTACTGGTTGAGTCGTATTCGATTGGAAAGCGTTGTCGTCCACCACAGCCATCATTAA